In the genome of Chaetodon auriga isolate fChaAug3 chromosome 15, fChaAug3.hap1, whole genome shotgun sequence, one region contains:
- the uimc1 gene encoding uncharacterized protein uimc1 isoform X4, with translation MRGRRGRASSSVSQEQTRMALRKQIIKDATDSRSGSQQIDESTQEDEDLDHRDDNDELSSSLLLPSSSREKRKRERENKPKPTETEHEMTEEEMMDLALRLSEQEASITALRLQKEEEAMMKAIQESMVGQTGSCLPSQSQSLLTDGEASLRISSRRKLVYSNRRLPSAINQGASEEACTPETELRRGAKRSADESDNQNQKRKRKEGSPLLEMPDLSQTQKMSSQASPCSSEIPDLPLDSPQSSDSTQIDDCPPRKSPVFHSTGYRAEVHVHRLSQDLLQTCRASGFVTCSEDSRTSPRKSPPAQPQSPTFPRSPKRSSNLALNLAENAFPKSPVFSETDQGDDGETELDPEYFKSPVFGRNTQHEKSPRACKPQVGVCNSGFMFCSQESLTSSVRSTSCRPKSPVFPRSPSPAKNLPATERSATCKSPVFSESDGGQAEQSHGGCTSPVFGRTGQRGKIDPVVQKHSASPSAAAQSLRQDCKTDHKQDVRLDAPPEPGDSEEKLKEISKDKDSTVMELTNDMTLLWSDEDEDVTVGSVSPVFQEERPAHRADSQAASLNHVTPASRGTTRLSHSRQLLSTTEREPGPISSQETVSKASAPSEEPAGGSTVHYYWGVPFCPRGLDPDEYTQVILAQMEVYEKSLKQAQRSLLRKVEWGEAILPQPQKSPSPELPAESPQHIFTQRRGLRLRGKKLCDAADTPPAEAEEEEDNKGEEEEEEEEEERKAKEEEKRSERGGGQVDTDDCEVCPETQLSDDDDDRTQDLTMDAETDADHRPRSPELPEVEMILSDNSPAGNKLQEEEEEEEEEEEEEEEVDAPVDRKMKRNIPVRSSRFGRQSVAEVEVEEDRGDPDVQEVTDRGLERSTPPEVERAAAPPVPEASVDCPICQASFSVTEIEMHAAYCDGEVEQRRPEADCFQVSSKPRRKRTRRAELTAEETNDTVKNQEKCFICQKSVPLRDYSRHTELCIQRQACRAAARGNLLSALERTDGRDSEAGPSGSRLQPGDVIDLRDDDDDEEQDEEEGGVSAMRINNSPIRTFTPISEATGCLIDFKKQQRSKKLSQRRR, from the exons atgagaggaagaagaggacgCGCTTCATCATCAG tttcTCAGGAGCAGACCAGGATGGCTCTGAGGAAGCAGATAATTAAGGATGCCACTGACAGTCGCTCTGGAAGCCAGCAGATTGACGAAAGCACTCAGGAAGACGAAGACCTCGACCACAGAGACGACAAT GACGAGCTCTCATCATCACTCCTGTTGCCTTCGTCATCAAGAGAAAAacgcaagagagagagagaaaacaaacccaagcccacagagacagaacatg agatgacagaggaggagatgatggatTTGGCCTTGCGTCTGAGTGAACAGGAAGCCAGTATCACTGCGCTCAGgctgcagaaagaggaagaggccaTGATGAAAGCCATCCAAGAGAGT ATGGTCGGCCAGACGGGGTCGTGTCTGCCTTCCCAAAGTCAGAGTCTGCTGACCGATGGAGAAGCGTCGCTCAGGATCAGCTCTCGACGGAAACTCGTGTACTCCAACAGGCGGCTGCCGTCTGCCATCAATCAGGGAGCATCCGAGGAGGCGTGCACTccagagacagagctgagaCGAG GAGCAAAAAGAAGTGCAGATGAGAGTGATAACCAGAATCAAAAGcggaaaaggaaagaaggaagtcCTCTGCTGGAGATGCCAGACTTGTCCCAGACTCAGAAAATGTCCTCTCAGGCTTCACCCTGCAGCTCAGAGATCCCCGACCTGCCTCTGGACTCACCACAG AGCTCTGACTCGACTCAGATCGACGACTGTCCGCCTCGTAAATCCCCCGTCTTCCACTCGACTGGCTACAGAGCCGAGGTCCACGTCCACCGGCTGAGCCAGGACCTGCTGCAAACCTGCAGAGCCTCGGGGTTTGTGACGTGCTCTGAGGACAGTCGGACCTCGCCTCGAAAATCTCCGCCTGCTCAACCCCAGAGCCCGACGTTTCCCAGAAGCCCCAAGCGATCCAGTAACCTCGCTTTGAACCTCGCTGAGAACGCGTTTCCTAAAAGTCCTGTCTTCTCAGAGACTGATCAGGGGGACGATGGAGAGACAGAACTGGATCCAGAGTATTTTAAAAGTCCAGTATTTGGCAGGAATACTCAGCATGAGAAGTCTCCACGTGCCTGTAAACCCCAAGTCGGTGTCTGTAACTCAGGGTTCATGTTTTGTTCTCAGGAGAGTTTAACCTCCTCTGTGAGGTCCACGTCCTGCCGGCCTAAGAGCCCAGTATTCCCAAGAAGCCCCAGTCCTGCCAAGAACCTCCCTGCCACAGAGAGATCAGCAACCTGCAAAAGCCCCGTGTTCtcagagagtgatggaggacagGCCGAGCAGAGTCACGGTGGCTGTACGAGTCCAGTGTTTGGCAGGACTGGACAGCGAGGAAAGATCGATCCTGTGGTGCAGAAACACTCTGCGAGTCCTTCAGCTGCCGCTCAGAGTCTGAGGCAG GACTGCAAGACTGATCACAAGCAAGATGTCAGGCTCGACGCGCCACCCGAGCCAG GTGAttcagaggagaagctgaaggaaATATCCAAAGACAAGGACTCGACTGTGATGGAGCTGACAAATGATATGACGCTGCTCTGGTCtgacgaggacgaggacgtcACG GTAGGCTCGGTCAGCCCGGTCTTCCAGGAGGAGAGACCCGCTCACCGGGCAGACAGCCAGGCGGCCTCCCTGAACCACGTGACTCCAGCTTCTCGAGGGACGACCAGGTTGAGCCACAG CCGACAGCTACTTTCCACCACAGAGCGAGAGCCTGGGCCAATCAGCAGTCAGGAAACGGTCAGCAAGGCGTCAGCCCCGTCGGAGGAGCCTGCAGGCGGGTCGACGGTGCACTACTACTGGGGGGTTCCTTTCTGTCCACGAGGCCTGGACCCAGACGAGTACACACAG GTGATCCTGGCTCAGATGGAGGTGTACGAGAAGAGTCTGAAGCAGGCTCAGAGGAGTCTGCTGAGGAAGGTTGAGTGGGGGGAGGCCATCCTGCCACAGCCGCAG AAATCTCCATCGCCAGAGTTGCCTGCTGAATCACCTCAGCACATTTTTACTCAAAG GCGTGGCCTCAGACTGAGAGGTAAAAAACTGTGTGACGCAGCTGATACTCCTCCAGctgaggcagaagaagaagaggacaacaagggtgaagaagaagaagaagaagaggaggaggaaagaaaggcaaaagaggaagagaagcggagtgagagaggaggaggacaggtggacACTGACGACTGTGAGGTTTGTCCAG AGACCCAGCTGagcgacgacgacgacgacagGACGCAAGATCTGACGATGGACGCTGAGACGGACGCAGAC CACCGCCCTCGGAGCCCGGAGCTGCCTGAGGTCGAGATGATTCTCTCGGACAATTCTCCGGCCGGGAacaagctgcaggaggaggaggaggaggaggaggaggaggaggaggaggaggaggaagtggacg CTCCAGTggacagaaagatgaaaagaaacatcCCCGTCAGAAGCAGCAGATTTGGTCGACAAAGCGTGGCTGAAGTGGAGGTAGAGGAGGACAGGGGGGACCCAGATGTGCAGGAGGTAACGGATCGAGGGCTTGAAAGGTCGACGCCTCCTGAAGTGGAACGAGCCGCCGCCCCTCCGGTCCCTGAAGCCAGCGTGGACTGTCCCATCTGCCAGGCGTCCTTCTCTGTGACGGAGATCGAGATGCACGCTGCGTACTGCGATGGAgaggtggagcagaggaggcccGAGGCCGACTGCTTCCAAG TTTCGTCGAAGCCACGAAGGAAGAGAAcaaggagagcagagctgacTGCCGAAGAGACGAACGACACCGTCAA GAACCAAGAGAAGTGTTTCATCTGTCAGAAGTCAGTTCCTCTGAGAGActacagcagacacactgagctCTGCATCCAGCGGCAGGCATGCAGGGCTGCAGCA AGAGGAAACCTGCTCTCAGCTCTGGAGAGAACGGACGGCAGAGATTCAG AGGCCGGACCGTCTGGATCCAGACTGCAGCCGGG AGATGTCATTGATCTGcgggatgatgatgatgatgaggagcagGACGAGGAGGAAGGCGGCGTTTCAGCGATGAGGATCAATAACTCTCCCATCAGAACCTTTACTCCCATATCAGAAGCCACCGGCTGCCTTATCGACTTCAAAAAACAGCAGCGATCCAAGAAGCTGAGCCAAAGACGAAGATGA
- the uimc1 gene encoding uncharacterized protein uimc1 isoform X5: MVGQTGSCLPSQSQSLLTDGEASLRISSRRKLVYSNRRLPSAINQGASEEACTPETELRRGAKRSADESDNQNQKRKRKEGSPLLEMPDLSQTQKMSSQASPCSSEIPDLPLDSPQSSDSTQIDDCPPRKSPVFHSTGYRAEVHVHRLSQDLLQTCRASGFVTCSEDSRTSPRKSPPAQPQSPTFPRSPKRSSNLALNLAENAFPKSPVFSETDQGDDGETELDPEYFKSPVFGRNTQHEKSPRACKPQVGVCNSGFMFCSQESLTSSVRSTSCRPKSPVFPRSPSPAKNLPATERSATCKSPVFSESDGGQAEQSHGGCTSPVFGRTGQRGKIDPVVQKHSASPSAAAQSLRQDCKTDHKQDVRLDAPPEPGDSEEKLKEISKDKDSTVMELTNDMTLLWSDEDEDVTQVGSVSPVFQEERPAHRADSQAASLNHVTPASRGTTRLSHRPSSSSASTSRQLLSTTEREPGPISSQETVSKASAPSEEPAGGSTVHYYWGVPFCPRGLDPDEYTQVILAQMEVYEKSLKQAQRSLLRKVEWGEAILPQPQKSPSPELPAESPQHIFTQRRGLRLRGKKLCDAADTPPAEAEEEEDNKGEEEEEEEEEERKAKEEEKRSERGGGQVDTDDCEVCPETQLSDDDDDRTQDLTMDAETDADHRPRSPELPEVEMILSDNSPAGNKLQEEEEEEEEEEEEEEEVDAPVDRKMKRNIPVRSSRFGRQSVAEVEVEEDRGDPDVQEVTDRGLERSTPPEVERAAAPPVPEASVDCPICQASFSVTEIEMHAAYCDGEVEQRRPEADCFQVSSKPRRKRTRRAELTAEETNDTVKNQEKCFICQKSVPLRDYSRHTELCIQRQACRAAARGNLLSALERTDGRDSEAGPSGSRLQPGDVIDLRDDDDDEEQDEEEGGVSAMRINNSPIRTFTPISEATGCLIDFKKQQRSKKLSQRRR; the protein is encoded by the exons ATGGTCGGCCAGACGGGGTCGTGTCTGCCTTCCCAAAGTCAGAGTCTGCTGACCGATGGAGAAGCGTCGCTCAGGATCAGCTCTCGACGGAAACTCGTGTACTCCAACAGGCGGCTGCCGTCTGCCATCAATCAGGGAGCATCCGAGGAGGCGTGCACTccagagacagagctgagaCGAG GAGCAAAAAGAAGTGCAGATGAGAGTGATAACCAGAATCAAAAGcggaaaaggaaagaaggaagtcCTCTGCTGGAGATGCCAGACTTGTCCCAGACTCAGAAAATGTCCTCTCAGGCTTCACCCTGCAGCTCAGAGATCCCCGACCTGCCTCTGGACTCACCACAG AGCTCTGACTCGACTCAGATCGACGACTGTCCGCCTCGTAAATCCCCCGTCTTCCACTCGACTGGCTACAGAGCCGAGGTCCACGTCCACCGGCTGAGCCAGGACCTGCTGCAAACCTGCAGAGCCTCGGGGTTTGTGACGTGCTCTGAGGACAGTCGGACCTCGCCTCGAAAATCTCCGCCTGCTCAACCCCAGAGCCCGACGTTTCCCAGAAGCCCCAAGCGATCCAGTAACCTCGCTTTGAACCTCGCTGAGAACGCGTTTCCTAAAAGTCCTGTCTTCTCAGAGACTGATCAGGGGGACGATGGAGAGACAGAACTGGATCCAGAGTATTTTAAAAGTCCAGTATTTGGCAGGAATACTCAGCATGAGAAGTCTCCACGTGCCTGTAAACCCCAAGTCGGTGTCTGTAACTCAGGGTTCATGTTTTGTTCTCAGGAGAGTTTAACCTCCTCTGTGAGGTCCACGTCCTGCCGGCCTAAGAGCCCAGTATTCCCAAGAAGCCCCAGTCCTGCCAAGAACCTCCCTGCCACAGAGAGATCAGCAACCTGCAAAAGCCCCGTGTTCtcagagagtgatggaggacagGCCGAGCAGAGTCACGGTGGCTGTACGAGTCCAGTGTTTGGCAGGACTGGACAGCGAGGAAAGATCGATCCTGTGGTGCAGAAACACTCTGCGAGTCCTTCAGCTGCCGCTCAGAGTCTGAGGCAG GACTGCAAGACTGATCACAAGCAAGATGTCAGGCTCGACGCGCCACCCGAGCCAG GTGAttcagaggagaagctgaaggaaATATCCAAAGACAAGGACTCGACTGTGATGGAGCTGACAAATGATATGACGCTGCTCTGGTCtgacgaggacgaggacgtcACG CAGGTAGGCTCGGTCAGCCCGGTCTTCCAGGAGGAGAGACCCGCTCACCGGGCAGACAGCCAGGCGGCCTCCCTGAACCACGTGACTCCAGCTTCTCGAGGGACGACCAGGTTGAGCCACAG ACCGTCTTCCTCTTCTGCGTCCACCAGCCGACAGCTACTTTCCACCACAGAGCGAGAGCCTGGGCCAATCAGCAGTCAGGAAACGGTCAGCAAGGCGTCAGCCCCGTCGGAGGAGCCTGCAGGCGGGTCGACGGTGCACTACTACTGGGGGGTTCCTTTCTGTCCACGAGGCCTGGACCCAGACGAGTACACACAG GTGATCCTGGCTCAGATGGAGGTGTACGAGAAGAGTCTGAAGCAGGCTCAGAGGAGTCTGCTGAGGAAGGTTGAGTGGGGGGAGGCCATCCTGCCACAGCCGCAG AAATCTCCATCGCCAGAGTTGCCTGCTGAATCACCTCAGCACATTTTTACTCAAAG GCGTGGCCTCAGACTGAGAGGTAAAAAACTGTGTGACGCAGCTGATACTCCTCCAGctgaggcagaagaagaagaggacaacaagggtgaagaagaagaagaagaagaggaggaggaaagaaaggcaaaagaggaagagaagcggagtgagagaggaggaggacaggtggacACTGACGACTGTGAGGTTTGTCCAG AGACCCAGCTGagcgacgacgacgacgacagGACGCAAGATCTGACGATGGACGCTGAGACGGACGCAGAC CACCGCCCTCGGAGCCCGGAGCTGCCTGAGGTCGAGATGATTCTCTCGGACAATTCTCCGGCCGGGAacaagctgcaggaggaggaggaggaggaggaggaggaggaggaggaggaggaggaagtggacg CTCCAGTggacagaaagatgaaaagaaacatcCCCGTCAGAAGCAGCAGATTTGGTCGACAAAGCGTGGCTGAAGTGGAGGTAGAGGAGGACAGGGGGGACCCAGATGTGCAGGAGGTAACGGATCGAGGGCTTGAAAGGTCGACGCCTCCTGAAGTGGAACGAGCCGCCGCCCCTCCGGTCCCTGAAGCCAGCGTGGACTGTCCCATCTGCCAGGCGTCCTTCTCTGTGACGGAGATCGAGATGCACGCTGCGTACTGCGATGGAgaggtggagcagaggaggcccGAGGCCGACTGCTTCCAAG TTTCGTCGAAGCCACGAAGGAAGAGAAcaaggagagcagagctgacTGCCGAAGAGACGAACGACACCGTCAA GAACCAAGAGAAGTGTTTCATCTGTCAGAAGTCAGTTCCTCTGAGAGActacagcagacacactgagctCTGCATCCAGCGGCAGGCATGCAGGGCTGCAGCA AGAGGAAACCTGCTCTCAGCTCTGGAGAGAACGGACGGCAGAGATTCAG AGGCCGGACCGTCTGGATCCAGACTGCAGCCGGG AGATGTCATTGATCTGcgggatgatgatgatgatgaggagcagGACGAGGAGGAAGGCGGCGTTTCAGCGATGAGGATCAATAACTCTCCCATCAGAACCTTTACTCCCATATCAGAAGCCACCGGCTGCCTTATCGACTTCAAAAAACAGCAGCGATCCAAGAAGCTGAGCCAAAGACGAAGATGA